TTCGCCTTCCCGGTTCGAATCCTGGCGCCGCCACACGTGAGGAGACCCTCTCCCGGGGCACACTGGCCCCATGTCCACTGCTCGCAGACGCTGTCCCGAATGCCGGCGTGAGATCGCCGTCGTTGCGGGGAGGTTCGCGCGGCACGATCCGCCGGGGGCGCGGGAGAGTGGGGAGCTGGTGTCCTGCTCCGGCTCACGCAGATTCGCGGAACTCGGGGCGGCCCAGCCGTCGTTGGACGGGTACGTCGTCCCCGAGTTTCCCGGGCAGCTGCCGCTCTTCTGAGGGGCGCGGGTCCGCTCCGACCCCGCAGTCGCCCCCTCAGTTGCCCGCCACCGACTTCACCGCGACCGCCACCGGCGCCGACCCGCTGACCAACTCCAGGGTCAGGCCTGCCGTCGCCGGGGTGTCCACGAGTTCCGCCAGTACGGCGGCCACATCGTCGCGCGGGATCGCGCCGCGGCCCGTGTGGGCCTCCAGGCGTACGAGACCGGTACCGGCGTCGTTCGTGAGCATGCCGGGGCGCAGGATCGTCCAGTCGAGGGCGTCGAGGCTCTGGACGTGCGCGTCGGCCTCGCCCTTCGCGCGCAGATACACGTCGAAGACCTCGCTCCCTTCATGTGCCGGGTTCGCGCCCATCGACGACACGACCACATGGCGCCGTACGCCCGCCCGGACCGCCGCGTCCGCGAACAGGATCGCCGCGTCCCGGTCCACCGTGTCCTTGCGGGCCGCACCGCTGCCCGGGCCCGCGCCGGCCGCGAAGACCGCCGCGTCCGCGCCCTGCAGATGTGCCGCGGCCTCCTCGACCGAGGCCGACTCCAGATCCAGCAGGATCGGTTCGGCGCCGGCCTCCCTCAGATCGTCGCCCTGTTCGGCATGGCGGATGATCCCCGCCACCTCGTCTCCGCGCGCGGCGAGCAGCCGCTCAAGCCGCAGCGCGATCTGACCATGACCCCCAGCGATGACAATGCGCATGCTTCCGACCGTACGCCCGGACGGTCGCCCCCGCCGCACGACTTCAGCCACGCCCCACGGCGCGCACTCCCAGGATCGTGCGCCGGGCGCCCACCAATGCCCCGCGCTCCGCATCCCACAGCGCTCGCAACACGGTCACGCGCTCCACAACAGGGCGCACGCAACACCCGCGCACGCCTCGATCCCGACCCGGCCCGCGCGCCCCACCCCCACCACCCCAACCCTCACGACAACTCTCCGCGCCCCTGCCGAGGCAACCCCAGCTCCACCGCCACCGTCGAGTTGCAGTACTCCCGTACCGCGCTCGTCCGTGCCACCACGCGCCCCCGGTGCACCACGATCCGGCTGTACGCCAGCGACAGCGCCGCCGCCAGCCCGTCGCCCCGCACCGCGAGCAGCTCGGCCGGGAATCCCGCCTCCACACGGACCTCGGGCAGGCCGAGCACCTCACGAGCGGTCGTGCTCACCGCGTCGTAGGCGTCCTCAGGCCGCAGCCCGTAGCGAGAGGCGAGCAGATACGCGGCCTCCAGCGGGTTGCCGCGGCCGACCGGGTTGGAGACGTCACGGAGCGAGCCGCTGCCCGCGGCCACCCGTACGCCGGCCGAGCGCAGCAGCCGTACCGGAGCGGTGCCCCGGCGGTCCACGCCCCCGCAGCCGCCCTGGGGCAGGCACGCCACCGTCACTCCGGCCGCGGCGAGCTGGTCGGCGGTACGGGAGGCCACCTCGGAGGGCAGCCTGCCGAGGCCCCCGCACGGGCCGAGCGTGACCCCGGGGCGCAGCCCGCCGGCCATGGTCGCGAGGCGGGCCAGACGGGCCGGGTCGGTGGCGTCCGTGTGCAGGTCGACGGGGCAGCCGTGCTCGGAGGCGACCTCCAGGACGGCCTCGACGTAGCCCGTCGGATCGGGGTCCAGATCCGGGCAGCCGCCCACCACGGAGGCGCCCATCTTCGCCGCGTCCCGCAGTATCGCGAGCCCGTCCGCCCCCGCACGGCCGGTCAGCACACGGGGCATGGCCACCGTCATCAACTCGGTGAGCCCGCGCAGCGAACGGCGGGCCTGCAGCACGGCGCCCAGCGCGCCCAGCCCCTGCACGTCACCCACGCGCACGTGCGCGCGCAGCGCGGTCGCCCCGTGCCCGAGCTGCAGCAGCGCGGCCTCGGTCGCCCGGCGCTGGACGTCCTGGGGGTCGTACGAGACCGGACCGCCCTCGTCCGCCGACAGCGCGGTGTCGGCGTGGGCGTGCGGCTCGGCCGGGGCAGGCAGCAGCAGATAGCCGCCGAGGTCCACACGCGCGCCCGGGCCGGGCGAACCCTCCGCCGTCAGGCTCCCGGCGGTACCGACCGCCTCGATTCGCTCGCCGCCCAGCCGTACGTCCACGGTCCGGCCGTCGGTGAGGCGCGCCCCGCACAGCAGCAGGGAGGCCGATTCGGTCTGCCCGGATGAGCCCGCTGAATCCGACGAGCCCGAAGCGGACGACGACGAAGGGGGCGGCTGCGGCTGGCTGTCGGGCATCGCGCTCCAGTGGCTCGGGGACTGCGCGGAGGACGCAAGATCACACAGAGTGAGTCGAGCCTAGGGTGGCGATCAGCGCACGACGCGCAGGAGCGCAATAGTCGTACCGGCGTGGTTCGCCGAACAGGAGAGGCGCGCGGGGACGCTTCACGCGCGCGTGGCGGACCCGCGTTCGGGACGGGACGGGTGCCGCGAAACGGATTTGGGTGAACGGCGGCCGAGCGTGTAATGTCTTCATCGCTCGCCCCAATAGCTCAGTCGGTAGAGCGTCTCCATGGTAAGGAGAAGGTCTACGGTTCGATTCCGTATTGGGGCTCCGGTGTGGGAGGTTCTCGCCGCGAGGCGGGAACCGATCACATCACAGCGGTGTAGCTCAGTCGGTAGAGCAAGCGGCTCATAATCGCTGTGTCACCGGTTCAAGTCCGGTCACCGCTACTGACAGTAGCCGATTGTGGGGTCGGTCCTTCGATCGGCTACTCTTTTATGCGTTAATCGTCCTATTGTTCGTCAAGGAGCACTCACGTGGCTGCCACCGACGTCCGCCCGAAGATCACGCTGGCCTGCGTGGAGTGCAAGGAGCGGAACTACATCACCAAGAAGAACCGGCGTAACAACCCGGACCGTCTTGAGATGAAGAAGCACTGCCCGCGTTGCAACGCGCACACCGCGCACCGCGAGACGCGATAAATCAGGCTCGTACGACGAGGCCGTCCCCACATCGGGGGCGGCCTCGCGTCGTTCCACCGGCCGGAACCGACCGGTAACCGCTCGGACGGCAGCAACGCCAGCATCGGCTGCAGCAGGACCAGCTGAACTATCAGGAGGTGCCGAGCCCATGGCGCTCGACCAGTCCTTCGTGGGGCGGACCTATCCGCCCACCGACCCCTATGAGGTGGGCCGGGAGAAGATCCGCGAGTTCGCGGAGGCCGTGGGGGACACCAACCCGGCGTACACGGACCCGGAGGCCGCCAAGGCGCTCGGTCACGCCGATGTGATCGCCCCGCCGACCTTCGTCTTCTCGATCACCTTCAAGGCCGCGGGACAGGTGACCGCCGACCCCCAACTGGGCCTGGACTACAGCCGGGTGGTGCACGGCGACCAGAAGTTCTCCTACGTCCGCCCGGTGCGCGCCGGCGACCGGCTCACGGTCACGTCCACCATCGAGGCGATCAAGTCCATGGCGGGCAACGACATCCTGGACATCCGCGGCGAGGTCCACGACGAGGCGGGCGAGCACGTCGTCACCGCCTGGACCAAGCTCGTGGCGCGCGCCGCAGAGGAGGACTGAGGGTGACCGCGAAGATCTCGTACGAGGACGTGGAGGTCGGCACCGAGCTGCCGGCCCAGTCCTTTCCCGTGACCCGCGCCACCCTCGTTCGGTACGCGGGCGCCTCCGGGGACTTCAACCCGATCCACTGGAACGAGAAGTTCGCCAAGGAGGTCGGGCTGCCGGACGTCATCGCGCACGGCATGTTCACCATGGCCGAGGCGATCCGCGTGGTCACCGACTGGACCGGCGACCCGGCCGCGGTCGTCGAGTACGGCGTCCGCTTCACCCGGCCCGTCGTCGTCCCGAACGACGACCAGGGCGCCACGATCGAGGTCGCCGGCAAGGTAGCGGCCAAGCTCGACGACAACACGGTCCGCGTCGACCTGACGGTCACGAGCGCCGGGCAGAAGGTGCTGGGGATGTCACGGGCGGTCGTCCGGCTGGCCTGAGTCATGGTCTTCGGTAAGGGGCGCCCGCCATTGCGGGCGCCCCTTACCCATACCGGCTCTTGACTCAGTTAGTGATTGAGCACTAACTTACTCGCATGGTCAGGATGAGCGCAGAAGAGAGGCGCGAGAGCGTCATCCGTGCGGCGACGAACGAGTTCGCCCGTGGCGGCTATCACGGCACGTCGACCGAGGCGATCGCCAAGCGGGTCGGCGTCTCGCAGCCGTATCTCTTCCGGCTCTTCCCGGGCAAGAAGGCGATCTTCCTGGCGGTGGCCGAGCGTTGTGTCGAGGACACCATTCGCACCTTCGAGCAGGCTGCTGAGGGCCTGCACGGCGAAGAGGCCGTGCATGCCATGGCGAACGCGTACACCAAGGTCATCGCGGAGCACCCCGAGCGGCTGTTGATGCAGATGCAGATGTACGTCGCCGTGGGGGCCGCCGAGAAGGAGGGTGACCGCGAGTTCGGCACTGCGGTGCGGGACGGCTGGATGCGCCTGTGGGACACCGTTCATCTGCCGCTGGGGGCCGACGTCAGTGAGACGACGACCTTCATGGCGTACGGGATGCTCGTCAACTGCCTGGTGGCCATGGGTTTCCCGCCCGAGCACCGGGTGTGGGAGGGGATCTATTCCTCCGCGCACGCCAAGGGCCGACTCGAGTACTGAGGCAAGGAAGGACTGCCCAAGAGTCTTTTCATGACCGCAAAAGTTAGTTATCAATTACTAACCACGGAAAGTGATCACCCTCTGGGGGAGAGATGTCACAGCAGACCGCACGCCGTGGAGAGGCCGTCTGGGCCCTCGTCATCACCAGCGTCGCCGGATTCATGGCCTCCCTGGACAACCTCGTCGTCACCACCGCGCTGCCCTCGATCCGCAAGGATCTCGGCGGAGCGCTGGACGACCTGGAATGGACCGTGAGCGCCTATACGCTCACCTTCGCCGTGCTGCTGATGTTCGGCGCGGCACTCGGCGACCGCTTCGGCCGCCGCCGGCTTCTCATCATCGGCCTCACGATCTTCACCGGCGCGTCCGCAGCCGCGGCCGTCGCACCCGGCATCGACAGCCTCATCGCCGCCCGCGCGGTCCAGGGCGTAGGCGCCGCGATCATGATGCCTCTGACGCTCACCCTGCTCACAGCGGCAGTTCCCGCCGCGAAGCGCGGAATGGCGTACGGCATCTGGGGCGCCGTCAACGGACTCGCCGTCGCCTCCGGACCGCTGATCGGCGGCAGTCTCACCGAGCACATCTCCTGGCAGTGGATCTTCTGGCTGAACGTCCCGCTGGGCCTGGCCCTGCTGCCGCTCGCCCGCCTCCGCCTCGCCGAGTCCCACGGCACCGGCTCCCCGCTCGACGCCCCCGGCACCCTGCTCGCCAGCGGCGGCCTCTTCGGGATCGTCTACGGCCTGGTCCGCGGCCCCGCCGACGGCTGGACCGCCCCCCTCGTCCTGACCGGCCTTTTCGGCGGATCGGCGCTGCTCGTCGGCTTCATCCTCTACAGCGCCCGCGCCAAGAACCCCATGCTCCCGATGCGGCTGTTCCGCTCCCGGGCGTTCTCCGGGATCAACGCCGCGAGTCTGCTGATGTTCCTGGGCATGTTCGGCTCGATCTTCCTGCTCAGCCAGTACATGCAGGGAGTGCTCGGCTACTCGCCCACCGAGGCGGGCCTGCGCATGCTGCCCTGGACCGGCATGCCGATGCTCGTCGCGCCCATCGCCGGCATCCTCTCCGACCGCATCGGCGGCCGCCCCGTCGTAGCCACCGGCCTCTTCCTCCAGGCGATCGGCCTCGGCTACCTGGCCTCCGTGGTCACAGCGGACGCCTCCTACTCCATCCAACTGCCCGGCCTGATCATCAGCGGCATCGGAATGGCCCTCTACTTCGCCCCCGCCGCCAACCTGGTCATGTCCAGCGTCCGCCACAGCGAGCAGGGCATGGCCTCCGGCGCCAACAACGCCCTGCGCGAGGTCGGCGGCGCGCTCGGCATCGCCATCATGGCCTCGATCTTCTCCGCCCAGGGCGGCTACGAGACAGGACAGACCTTCGTAGACGGCCTGCGCCCCGCCCTGTTCACCGGCTCCGCAGTGGTAGCCCTGGCCGGAATCGCAGCCCTACTGATCCCGGCAAGGCGCTCCACGCACCCCCAGCAGCCGACAAAGACCGAGGAGCCGGTCCTGGAACCGGCCGCAGCCTGACAAGGAGACGGACGGTCCCACCCACCGGGTGGGGCCGTAGGCGGACCGCACCACCGCGGCCCCGCGGTCGCCCACGGCGGGAAGGGGACGCGGTGGGGGTGTCCGCCCGCAGCGGTTGTCGCGTCAACACGGGCACCTCTGTGAGCGACCGAGCCGCGACGTTCCGAGGACGGACACCCCCACCGCGTCCCCGACCCACCACAACCCGAAGGCGCTACGCGCACCCCCACACACCCGCACCCCCGCCGGGAGGCATCGCCACCGAAGCCCCCACTCACCGTCTCGTACTCTTGAGCCCGTGCAGGAACTCCACGACGCCCCCCTGGCCCCCCTGACCACCTTCCGGCTGGGCGGCCCCGCCACCCGCCTGGTCACCGCGACGACCGACGCCGAGGTGGTCGCCGTCGTACGGGAAGCCGACGACAACGGAACGCCCCTGCTGCTCATCGGCGGCGGCTCGAACCTGGTCATCGGCGACAAGGGCTTCGACGGCACGGCCCTGCGCATCGCCACACAAGGCGTCGAACTCACCGGCACCACGCTCGAACTGGCCGCCGGCGAGGTATGGACGGACGCCGTCGCCCGCACCGTGGAGGCCGGGCTCGCCGGCATCGAGTGCCTGGCCGGCATCCCCGGCTCGGCAGGCGCGACCCCGATCCAGAACGTCGGCGCGTACGGCCAGGAGGTCTCCTCGACGATCACCGAGGTCGTCGCCTACGACCGAACGACCCGCGAGACGGTCACCCTCCACAACACCGACTGCGCCTTCTCGTACCGCCACAGCCGCTTCAAGGCCGACCTCGAGCGCTACGTCGTCCTACGCGTCCGCTTCCAACTGGAGGACGCCGACGGCCTCTCCGCCCCCCTCACGTACGCCGAGACGGCCCGCGCGCTCGGCGTCGACCCCGGCGACCGCGTGCCCCTCACCGCCGCCCGCGAGACCGTACTCAAGCTCCGCACCGGCAAGGGCATGATCCTGGACCCCGAGGACCACGACACCTGGTCGGCCGGCTCCTTCTTCACCAACCCGATCCTCACCGACGCGGAGTTCGCCGAGTTCCACGCGCGCGTGCACGCCCGGCTCGGCGAGGGCGTGGAGCCGCCCGCCTATCCCGCAGGCGACGGCCACACCAAAACCTCCGCCGCCTGGCTGATCGACAAGGCCGGCTTCACCAAGGGCTACGGCACCGGCCCGGCCCGCATCTCCACCAAGCACACCCTCGCCCTCACCAACCGCGGCGAGGCGACCACCGAGGACCTGCTGGCGCTCGCCCGTGAGGTCGTCGCCGGTGTTCGCGAGACCTTCGGGATCACGCTGGTCAATGAGCCGGTGACCGTGGGCGCGACCTTGTAAGGATCAGTAGGCGACGTGGGGGTCAGTACGCGACACCCACACCCTGCTTCACCGTGCCCGGCTCGTCCGCCATCGCCAGCATCGCGTGAGCCACGTCCGCGCGGCCGATGAAGCGGCCCTTGGCCGGAGTGCCGCCGACGACCGTGCGGTACCTGCCGGTGAGCGGCTTGTCCTGAAGCCGGGGCGGGCGCACCGAGGTCCAGTCGACCGCGCTGCGGGCGAGCTCCGCCTCCATCTCCCTGAGGTCGTCGTAGACGTCCTTGAGGATCGCGGAGACCAGACCGCGTACGGCGCGGTCGAGGGGGCTGTCCCGCTCCGGGGCCGGCCCGAGCGGAGCCGCGCTCACCACCAGCAGGCGCCGCGTGCCCTCCGCCTCCATGGCCCGCAGCACCGTGCGCGTGAGGCGGGCGGCGACACCGGCGTCCTTACGGCTGCGTGCGCCGAGGCCCGAAAGGACCGCGTCCCGGCCGGTCACCGCGGGGCGCAGCGCTTCCGGGTCCGTCACGTCCGCCCGGAACACCTCCAGGCCCGTGCCCGTCACCGGAAGCCGAGCGGGATCCCGTACGACCGCCGTCACCTGGTGCCCGGCGGTCAGCGCCTGCCGGACGATCTCCTGCCCGATGCCGCCGGTGGCACCGAAAACCGTGAGGTTCATGGGTGGTTCTCCCATCTCCGCAATCCGGGTGGGTGAGTGTTCACTCACCCTGCCTGACTCCAGGGTGGGTAAGTACTCACCCACCCGTCAAGCCCGGTAAGGTCCGCCCTCGTGGAATCCGTGCAGAAACCCGCCCGCGTCCGCATCCTCGACGCCGCCCACGAACTGATGCTCACCGTCGGCCTGGCCCGCGCCACCACCAAGGAGATCGCCAAGGCGGCCGACTGCTCGGAAGCCGCGCTCTACAAGCACTTCGCGAGCAAGGAGGACCTGTTCATCCGCGTCCTCGCCGAGCGGCTGCCTCGCCTTGGCCCCCTGCTGACCAGCCTCGCCGCCGAACCGGGCCGGCACACGCTGGAGGAGAACCTCACCGAGATCGCCCGCCAGGCCGCCCTCTTCTACGAGCAGAGCTTCCCGATCGCCGCCTCGCTGTACGCCGAGACCCAGTTGAAGCGACGGCACGACGACGCGATGCGGCAGATGGGCATGGGACCGCACAAGCCCATCGAGGGCCTGGACGCCTACCTCCGCGCCGAGCAGGACGCGGGCCGCGTCCGCGCCGACGCCGACACCTTCGCCGCGGCGTCCCTGCTCCTCGGCGCCTGCGCCCAGCGCGCGTTCGCCTACGACGCGACACCGGAAGGCGTACGGCCGCCCCTGGACACCTTCGCCCGGAGGCTCGCCCGCACGCTCCTGGCCGGCGTCACCGCGTGAGCTACGCTGCCAGCCAGTCGTCCACGCCCGACAGCAGCTTGCGCCGCACATCCTCCGGCGCCGCGGAAGCCCGTACCGACTGGCGGGCCAGCTCCGCCAACTCGGCGTCCGTGAAGGCGTGGTGGCGGCGGGCCAGCTCGTACTGGGCGGCCAGCCGGGAGCCGAAGAGCAGCGGGTCGTCGGCGCCCAGCGCCATCGGGACGCCCGCCTCGAACAGTGTCCGCAGCGGGATGTCCTCCGGTTCCTCGTAGACGCCGAGGGCCACATTCGACGCCGGGCACACCTCGCAGGTCACCCCCCGGTCGGCCAGCCGCTTCAGCAGCCGCGGATCCTCCGCCGCCCGTACACCGTGCCCGATCCGGTTCGCGTGCAGGTCGTCCAGGCAGTCACGCACCGACGCCGGGCCGGCCAGCTCACCGCCGTGCGGGGCCGACAGCAGGCCGCCCTCGCGCGCGATGTGGAACGCGCGGTCGAAGTCCCGCGCCATGCCCCGCCGTTCGTCGTTCGACAACCCGAAGCCGACCACACCCCGCTCCGCGTACCGCACCGCCAGCCGGGCCAGCGTGCGGGCATCCAGCGGATGCTTCATCCGGTTCGCGGCGACCAGCACCCGCATCCCGAGCCCGGTCTCCCGCATCGCCGACTCCACCGCGTCCAGGATGACCTCCAGCGCCGGAATCAGACCGCCCAGCCGAGGGGCGTACGACGTCGGGTCGACCTGGATCTCCAGCCACCCCGAGCCGTCCTTGATGTCCTCCTCCGCGGCCTCCCGCACCAGCCGCTGGATGTCCTCGGGCTGCCGCAGACACGAGCGCGCCGAGTCGTACAGCCGCTGGAAGCGGAACCAGCCCCGCTCGTCCGTCGCCCGCAGTCTCGGCGGCTCCCCGCTCGTCAGCGCATCGGTCAGCGCGTCGGGCAGCCGCACGCCGTACTTGTCGGCCAGCTCCAGCAGGGTGGTGGGCCGCATCGAGCCGGTGAAATGCAGGTGCAGATGGGCTTTCGGCAGCCCCTGGATGTCTCGAACGGTCTCCATCAACTCTCCGTGTGCGCTGGGCTCCGCTCCGTGCCGCAAGGTGCCGGGCAGGGCTTGTCCGCCGCTGGGCGTCAGCCAAGTGGGAAGCACCGAAGGGGCGGAGTCACCCCAGGATCCTGCCGTAGAAAATCCTGGACAGGCAGCGAGTTCACCGAACGGGCGCGTGCCTGAACGCACAAGCGGGCCCCCGGAAGACCAGCCGGAGGCCCGCTTGTGCGCCGTGCACGTCAGTCCCTGGCCTCCGCCAGCAGCTTCTGGATCCGCGAGACACCCTCGACGAGATCCTCGTCACCCAGGGCATACGACAGCCGCAGATACCCCGGAGTGCCGAAGGCCTCGCCGGGTACGACCGCGACCTCGGCCTCCTCCAGGATCAGCGCGGCCAGCTCGACCGAGTCCTGCGGGCGCTTGCCGCGGATCTCCTTGCCGAGCAGACCCTTCACCGACGGGTACGCGTAGAAGGCGCCCTCCGGCTCCGGGCACACCACGCCGTCGATCTCGTTGAGCATCCGCACGATCGTCCTGCGGCGCCGGTCGAAGGCCTCGCGCATCTTCGCGACCGCGTCCAGGTCGCCGGAGACCGCGGCCAGCGCCGCCACCTGGGCGACGTTCGACACGTTCGACGTGGCGTGCGACTGGAGGTTCGTCGCCGCCTTCACCACGTCCTTCGGGCCGATGATCCAGCCCACCCGCCAGCCCGTCATGGCGTACGTCTTGGCCACCCCGTTGACCACGATGCACTTGTCGCGCAGCTCGGGCAGCAGCGCGGGCAGCGACACGGACGCCGCGTCGCCGTACACCAGGTGCTCGTAGATCTCGTCCGTCATCACCCACAGGCCGTGCTCCGCGGCCCAGCGGCCGATCGCCTCGGTGTCCTGCTCGCTGTAGACCGCGCCGGTCGGGTTCGACGGGGAGACGAAGAGCACGACCTTCGTCTTCTCCGTGCGCGCCGCCTCCAGCTGCTCCACGCTCACCCGGTAGCCGGTCGTCTCGTCCGCGACGACGTCCACCGGCACACCGCCGGCCAGCCGGATCGACTCCGGGTACGTCGTCCAGTACGGCGCCGGGACGATGACCTCGTCACCCGGGTCGAGGATCGCGGCGAAGGCCTCGTAGATCGCCTGCTTGCCGCCGTTGGTGACCAGGATCTGCGACGGGTCGACCTCGTAGCCGGAGTCGCGCAGCGTCTTCGCGGCGATCGCGGCCTTCAGCTCGGGGAGGCCACCCGCGGGCGTGTAGCGGTGGTACTTCGGGTTCTTGCAGGCCTCGATCGCGGCCTCGACGATGTAGTCCGGGGTCGGGAAGTCGGGCTCGCCCGCGCCGAAGCCGATCACCGGACGCCCGGCGGCCTTGAGGGCCTTGGCCTTGGCGTCCACGGCGAGGGTGGCGGACTCGGAGATCGCGCCGACTCGGGCGGAGACCCGGCGCTCGGTGGGAGGGGTTGCAGCGCTCATGGGCCCCATCGTTTCAGACCGGAAACCTGCCCGGCACGCGGGTTTCACGGACTGAACAACACCGGGCCGCTCGCTGAACAAGCGTCCGGAACCGGCCCGCGGCCAGGGTGATCTTCGGCCATGCCGTCACTTACAAAGCCCCTACGGGCACTTTCTGTTCGACGCCCGGCCGCAGAACACGTACACTCTCACCTCGTTGGCCTCATACGGGCCGCGCTCACCCGGTGCACACCGAGCATCCGGGCGGATGCGGTACGTTTGGGGAGAACCAAAGGGTCGTAGCTCAATTGGTAGAGCACTGGTCTCCAAAACCAGCGGTTGGGGGTTCAAGTCCCTCCGGCCCTGCTACACACACCTTCGCCAGGATGTGTGCGCATGTACGTACAGCAGCAATGCGCCGTGCGGCTCAGACCGGGCGCGGCACGGCCACGACCCGGAATCAGGTGAGGACGAATGACGGACGCCGTGGGCTCCATCGACACGCCTGATGCCCAGGACGAGACGCCGAAGCAGGGCCGCAAGGGCGGCAAGCGCGCAAAGAAGGGCCCGCTGAAGCGGCTCGCGCTCTTCTACCGCCAGATCGTCGCGGAACTCCGCAAGGTCGTCTGGCCCTCGCGCAACCAGCTGACGACGTACACGACCGTCGTGATCATCTTCGTCGTCATCATGATCGGTCTGGTGACTGTGATTGACTTCGGACTAGACAAGGCCGCCAAGTACGTCTTCGGCTGAGCCGAAAGCGAAGGGCGCCGTACCCGGCGCCCCTATTCGCGCGTTCCACCCCATGTATCCAGGAAGAAGCAGCCACCGTGTCTGACCCGAACGTGAACGACGCCATCGAGCCGGTCGAGTCCGTGGAAGACGAGCTCGAGATCGTCGAGGGTGCCGACGACGACCTGGACGAGGTCGAGGCTGCCGACACCGCCGAGGGTGAGCCCGCCGAGGAAGCCGCCGTGCACGTCGAGGACGAGACGGACGAGGCCGAGGCGAGCGAGGAAGAGGCGACCGAGGAAGAGGAGCCGGCCGAGCCGGTCGACCCCGTCGCCGCCCTGCGCGAGGAACTGCGCACGCTGCCCGGCGAGTGGTACGTCATCCACACCTACGCCGGCTACGAGAACCGCGTGAAGACCAACCTGGAGCAGCGCGCCGTCTCGCTGAACGTCGAGGACTACATC
This genomic window from Streptomyces sp. DG2A-72 contains:
- a CDS encoding pyridoxal phosphate-dependent aminotransferase — protein: MSAATPPTERRVSARVGAISESATLAVDAKAKALKAAGRPVIGFGAGEPDFPTPDYIVEAAIEACKNPKYHRYTPAGGLPELKAAIAAKTLRDSGYEVDPSQILVTNGGKQAIYEAFAAILDPGDEVIVPAPYWTTYPESIRLAGGVPVDVVADETTGYRVSVEQLEAARTEKTKVVLFVSPSNPTGAVYSEQDTEAIGRWAAEHGLWVMTDEIYEHLVYGDAASVSLPALLPELRDKCIVVNGVAKTYAMTGWRVGWIIGPKDVVKAATNLQSHATSNVSNVAQVAALAAVSGDLDAVAKMREAFDRRRRTIVRMLNEIDGVVCPEPEGAFYAYPSVKGLLGKEIRGKRPQDSVELAALILEEAEVAVVPGEAFGTPGYLRLSYALGDEDLVEGVSRIQKLLAEARD
- the secE gene encoding preprotein translocase subunit SecE is translated as MTDAVGSIDTPDAQDETPKQGRKGGKRAKKGPLKRLALFYRQIVAELRKVVWPSRNQLTTYTTVVIIFVVIMIGLVTVIDFGLDKAAKYVFG
- a CDS encoding adenosine deaminase; the encoded protein is METVRDIQGLPKAHLHLHFTGSMRPTTLLELADKYGVRLPDALTDALTSGEPPRLRATDERGWFRFQRLYDSARSCLRQPEDIQRLVREAAEEDIKDGSGWLEIQVDPTSYAPRLGGLIPALEVILDAVESAMRETGLGMRVLVAANRMKHPLDARTLARLAVRYAERGVVGFGLSNDERRGMARDFDRAFHIAREGGLLSAPHGGELAGPASVRDCLDDLHANRIGHGVRAAEDPRLLKRLADRGVTCEVCPASNVALGVYEEPEDIPLRTLFEAGVPMALGADDPLLFGSRLAAQYELARRHHAFTDAELAELARQSVRASAAPEDVRRKLLSGVDDWLAA